CGCTGCAAATAAAAGTGCTATTACGGCTATGATAATATGAGTTGTCATTTCTTCCCCTTTACAAGTAAATTATTTTGCTTTTTTGCCGGTTTTAAGATTGGTCCGATAAAGTTGGCCGTATCCTTATAAATACGGCTTAAAACGGAGTCTTTTCCAAGTCTGCTATAACTATCAAAAGGCATCATTATGTTTGCATTGCGCGCCATCTCATCGCTCTCCATTCCGTACCCCTGCATAAGTCCTCTTGGAGATGACATCTTAACAAAGCAATGGGTATAAATTTTATGATTGTTTTTATCCCAGTACAAAGTGTCCGTTGTCATCTTCTCCCCTTTGACATAGTTGAAAATTTCAACGTTGCCAAACGCGGCCCACGTCTCTCTATATGCCTTTGAAACAGTGTGTTTTGCGGCTTTCGCATGAATGTGTGTCTCTAAAAATCCATCGCGATTATAAGAATAAATATCAAAGCCTTTGGGAAATAATTCATAAGATACTGTATCATTTTCATATTTCTCCATTCTCTTTGCCTCCACGCGCATAGTCAAACCTCCGTTCTCTGTTTGAACGGCATAAATACTATCTACAATCTGTCGCGGAGCTTTATTTAAATCTACACTTTTTGTGATTTCCGTCTTCCTTTCACAAGATACTAAGGTATAAAGCATTACAAAAGCGGCGGCAATTAAAAATTTAATT
The window above is part of the Bacteroidales bacterium genome. Proteins encoded here:
- the lptC gene encoding LPS export ABC transporter periplasmic protein LptC; the protein is MLYTLVSCERKTEITKSVDLNKAPRQIVDSIYAVQTENGGLTMRVEAKRMEKYENDTVSYELFPKGFDIYSYNRDGFLETHIHAKAAKHTVSKAYRETWAAFGNVEIFNYVKGEKMTTDTLYWDKNNHKIYTHCFVKMSSPRGLMQGYGMESDEMARNANIMMPFDSYSRLGKDSVLSRIYKDTANFIGPILKPAKKQNNLLVKGKK